In Oceanispirochaeta sp. M1, the sequence CTGCCGGGAAGAAGGTTACTGCCGTAGCAGAAAGGTAAAAGTCCTTCGACTGTTTCTCCCACTTCAGTGATCCTTATCATAATGATTTCTTCATTAAGGGGTGCTTTTATAAGACGCTCTGCTTCCAGCAGTTCCGTCTCCACTGAAGCCCCGGGAAATGGGTTCCCGTGGGGACATGTTTCAGGATGGTCAAAGAATTCACAGAGATATTCGGTGAACTCCTCTGACAGTGATGCCTGAAGTCTCTGGGCTTCATCGTCTGATTTTTCCCAGGGATAGCCCAGTTTGGAAATAAGCAGGTGCTCCACAAGGTAATGCCGACGTAGAACTGCAAAGGCAAAGCGTTTGCCCTCTTTGGTCAGAGTTATCTCCCCATAGGGATTCTGTTCTGTGAGACCCAGTTTTTTCAGACGGCCCATAGCCTGGTTTGCCGCCGGTTTTGAAACGCCCATGTGAGATGCCAGACGTGTGTTTCCCACTTTTCCGGACTCCCTTTGTATTATGGTAATACTTGTCAGGTAGTTCAGAGCCGAGGGGAATTGTTTCTGTAAATCAAGTATTTCATGGTCAGTAATTGTATATGGCATATATGCACCCCATTATATAGGTTCGATTTCATAAGAATCAGATTAAATCCGACCCTGGTTAATTAAGGTTAACTCCTTGACATGTGTTCCCATTTCTGGATAAACTCAGCATATTAAAGTTAGTCATGCATAATTTAAGAAGATTTAGCTTCCAGGCAAGTCAGGAGAAACCCTTTGACCACCAGTATAACAAAATTATCAGAGATTCCAAAAGGGAGTCAATTTATTATATGCGGATTTGAAAATCAGAGATCAGAATACTCTGAAAAGCTCTTAAAAATGGGCTTTGTTGAAGGAACTGTCGTTGAGCGCACAAGTGCAGATATCAGTGATCCAATGGTTTTCAGTGTTCGTCACAGCCGTGTGGCTCTGCGGAAAAAAGAAGCCGGAGAAATCTTAGTCAGGGATTCTGAATAATGGATTTAAACAATATTGCTATCGCCGGTATACCCAACTGCGGAAAGACCACCCTGTTTAATGAACTCACCGGCTCCAGACAGAAGGTTGGAAACTGGCCGGGTGTAACTGTAGAGCGGGTTGAAGGATCAATGACCTTTATGGGTAAGAAGATCACATTGATTGATCTGCCCGGGACCAATAATCTCAGCCCCGATACGGAAGATCAGAAAATCGCCGAGCGGGTTATACGGGAGCAGGAGCATGACCTTATCATAAACGTTGTTGATGCCTCAAACCTTTCGAGAAACCTGTTTCTCACTAAAGATCTTCTAGCCAGAACCCCCCATGTCGTTGTTTTTCTCAATATGATGGATATGGCGGAACAGGAGGGAATGCGAATTGATAAAGCTGCTTTGGCTGAAGAGCTTGGTGTGCCGGTTATAACTGTCATCTCAGTTGATAAGCAATCTGTTAAGAATGCCATATCAGTATTGGAAAAGCAGATTCGCAAAGATCCTGAGTTTCTTCATAATAAACAGAAAGCTTCCTCTTTTCTGGATCTTTCAGCCAATGATGCCTATACCAGAATCGATGATATCTGCGATAAGGTCATTACCTACTCAACAAAGGAAAAGGAGAGTCTTACAGACAGAATTGATAAGGTTGTAATGAATAAATACGCCTCTGTCCCTATCTTCTTTCTCTCCATGCTTATTACGTTTTGGCTTGCCATCGGTGTAGGTTCTATCTTTATTGATTTTTTCGATATTCTTGCAGGACTTATATTTGTGGATATACCATCTCATCTGCTTGGATTGATCCATGCACCTGACTGGCTGATTGTCTTTCTGGCAGGAGGTGTGGGAGCCGGTGTTCAGACTGTAGCCACTTTTATTCCTGTTGTCTTTTTTATGTTTCTTACTATCGCCGTCCTGGAAGATATCGGATATATGGCGAGAATCGGTGTTGTTGCAGACAGAGTCATGAGAAGTATCGGTCTTCCCGGTTCTGCCTTTATCCCCATGGTTGTGGGGTTCGGCTGTACTGTTCCTGCAG encodes:
- a CDS encoding FeoA family protein, producing the protein MTTSITKLSEIPKGSQFIICGFENQRSEYSEKLLKMGFVEGTVVERTSADISDPMVFSVRHSRVALRKKEAGEILVRDSE
- a CDS encoding metal-dependent transcriptional regulator, producing MPYTITDHEILDLQKQFPSALNYLTSITIIQRESGKVGNTRLASHMGVSKPAANQAMGRLKKLGLTEQNPYGEITLTKEGKRFAFAVLRRHYLVEHLLISKLGYPWEKSDDEAQRLQASLSEEFTEYLCEFFDHPETCPHGNPFPGASVETELLEAERLIKAPLNEEIIMIRITEVGETVEGLLPFCYGSNLLPGRHMTVKEKSNGELTVLMDGKESVIPVNYAEYLCFKKA